The proteins below are encoded in one region of Lactuca sativa cultivar Salinas chromosome 3, Lsat_Salinas_v11, whole genome shotgun sequence:
- the LOC111888422 gene encoding defective in cullin neddylation protein AAR3, giving the protein MDSSSFSNRLDIFEIYRRYCEITSEAYAFGEDGYRPFNESKKSKLYRDALSQLLQLVESRVDKRMPILEEIPMLMSRLDLMVDSCEFSRFYNFMFFICRENGQRSITVSRAIIAWKLVLSGRFRLLNQWCSFVEKNQRHNISEDTWRQVLAFSRCVHENLEGYDPEGAWPVLIDEFVEHMYIINGSEDARSFSCNCGDLETEPIVDSLPGLKILPGVKRKLGEEEFRDSNTIMNSKRRQTDFREGYGMSSSPSCAVEGSLSKGFAELFSGLSCLQFDRETRVPFTL; this is encoded by the exons ATGGATTCTTCATCCTTTTCAAATCGGCTCGACATATTCGAGATTTACCGGCGCTATTGCG AAATCACATCAGAGGCATatgcttttggagaagatggttACAGACCATTCAATGAGTCAAAGAAATCCAAACTATACAGAGATGCATTATCCCAGCTCCTACAACTAGTTGAGTCAAGAGTGGACAAAAG AATGCCAATACTTGAAGAAATTCCTATGCTCATGTCAAGGCTTGATTTGATG GTAGACTCATGTGAATTCTCACGTTTCTATAACTTTATGTTCTTCATATGCCGAGAAAATGGTCAAAGAAGCATAA CTGTAAGCAGAGCAATCATTGCATGGAAATTAGTTTTATCCGGAAGGTTCCGACTACTCAATCAATGGTGCAGTTTTGTTGAG AAAAATCAGAGGCACAATATCTCAGAGGACACATGGCGACAAGTTTTGGCATTTAGCCGATGTGTACATGAAAATCTTGAAGGATATGATCCTGAAG GAGCTTGGCCTGTTTTGATTGATGAGTTTGTGGAGCATATGTATATCATAAATGGATCGGAAGATGCTCGTAGTTTCTCTTGCAATTGTGGTGACTTAGAAACCGAACCAATTGTTGATTCTCTCCCTG GATTGAAAATTCTTCCTGGGGTGAAGAGGAAATTGGGTGAGGAAGAATTTAGGGATTCAAATACAATTATGAATTCAAAAAGAAGGCAAACTGATTTTCGGGAGGGATATGGAATGAGTAGTAGCCCATCGTGTGCTGTGGAGGGCAGCCTTTCAAAAGGTTTTGCAGAACTTTTCTCTGGTCTTTCTTGTTTGCAATTTGATCGTGAAACGAGGGTTCCATTTACATTataa